GCCCCGCGGGGAGCACTTCGTCGGCGACGCGCCCCGCCATCAGTGGCCTCGTCCACCCGTCGTGGGTGATCGGCAAGGTGATCCGCGTGTGGGACGGCGGCGATCTCGACCGCGTCGCGGCGGGCGTCGCCGTCGCCGTCGGCCTCGCCGGCGTCGTCGTTGTGCTGGGCGCCGAGGGATTCCCGCGCCTTCCCACCGGACGCAACGGGCGCCGGCCCGCCTAGAACGCGCCTTGACCGGCGTCCAACCCGCGCATCGCTTGCGCAAGAAGTCGCTAATAGGGTTTCTCGCCGAAACCGTCGACCATGCCGTACCGTGCCGCCGTTGGCTTGGCGTGCGTCGCGCTGCTTGCAGCGGTTGCGCCCGCGTGCGCCGCCGCCGAGGCCTCCGAGGCGGCCAAGGGCGAGCGACCCACGCGCGTGTCCGTGGGCGCGCCCGAGTTCTTCCTCGAGAGTCCCGCCGGCGAGTCCGGATCGATCGGCTCTCCGGCAGGCGCGCAGGCGCGTTGGGACACGCGCGCCGCCGCGGAGTCGCGCGACGGCACGCTTGCCGTGCGCCCGCCGTCGGCCGGCGCGCGCCTCTCGCCAAGCGCCCCGTCTGCGGTCGAGGTCCACCTGCGCGCGGAAGCCCGGCCCGGCGCCGAGGCGGCCCAAGCCTGGCAGGAGCGGTCGGAATCCGCGGAGCAGACGATCCGCCCGCTGATCCCCAAGCAAGGGCCGCGGCCGCCTGGGCAGTCGGATCCAAACAACGGCCACGAGATGCCTTCCCTAAGTCCGCATGCGGTCTTCGGCCTGCTTCGCGGACCCGTCGGGTCGACGCTGCGCGTTGCGGACTCGCTCGTCGGCTCGATCTTCCTCGACCTGCGGCACCAGTGGAACGCCCCGGCGATCGAGCATGAGGTGGCGTTGGATGCCGACGCCTCCGCGCCCGCGGCTTTCTCCGAGCTCCGCCTGGACTTCGCGCTTCCCGAGCAGCGCGCGCACGTCCCCACCGTCGAGGCGGAGGTTTCGCTCGGCGGCGCAAGCGCGGAGGCGGATGTCGGCGAAGAGCCGGAAAAGGCGTCGTCGTCGGGCGGGGCGCTCGCCGCCGCGGACGCGTGGCTCGCCAAGGACGAGCAAGCGTCGCAGCTTGTCCCGGGCGAACTTACGTTCGCGAACCAAGGCGGGCTTGCGCAATCCGTCGCGCCACGCTCGGTCGGCCACGCGGGCACGGCGTCGAAGCCCGCGACGGCGACCACGCCCTCGCCGGCCGCCGCCGTCGCGCTTGCGCTGGCTGCGCTTGCCCTTCCCTTCTGGCTCTTGTACCGCCGCCTGTCGCGGAGCGACGATTCGCCCGCGCGCGCGAGCATTCTCGCGTTCCTCGAGACCAACCCGGGCGCCACGGCGGCCTGCGTCGCACGCGCGCGCGGCTTGCACTACACGACGGCGGCGCACCATCTCGCGGCGCTCGCGCGGGTGGGCTTCGTCGTCGCGGTGCAGGTCGGCGGCCGGCGGCGCTTCCATCGCGCGACCGGGGCGCCACGGCCCTCGGGCGTCGCGGTGCTGCTTGCGGGCTCGCCCCAGAAGCGGCGCATCCTCGAGGCCATCCGCAGCGAGCCTGGCGTGCGCCCGGCGCACCTTGCGCGCGCGCTTGGCCTGCCGCGGTCGTCGGTGCGGCATCACGTCGACGCCTTGGCGGCCGCAGGCGTGGTGACGATCGAGTCCGCAACAGGCGAGGTCCGCCTCCGGCCGGCGTGAGAAGAAAAGGGGAAAAGGGAGACCGAGGCCGGGTTTGGTCGGGTGTGCAGGGAGCGGTCCGACCTCGGTTCCGT
The window above is part of the Candidatus Thermoplasmatota archaeon genome. Proteins encoded here:
- a CDS encoding helix-turn-helix domain-containing protein; its protein translation is MACVALLAAVAPACAAAEASEAAKGERPTRVSVGAPEFFLESPAGESGSIGSPAGAQARWDTRAAAESRDGTLAVRPPSAGARLSPSAPSAVEVHLRAEARPGAEAAQAWQERSESAEQTIRPLIPKQGPRPPGQSDPNNGHEMPSLSPHAVFGLLRGPVGSTLRVADSLVGSIFLDLRHQWNAPAIEHEVALDADASAPAAFSELRLDFALPEQRAHVPTVEAEVSLGGASAEADVGEEPEKASSSGGALAAADAWLAKDEQASQLVPGELTFANQGGLAQSVAPRSVGHAGTASKPATATTPSPAAAVALALAALALPFWLLYRRLSRSDDSPARASILAFLETNPGATAACVARARGLHYTTAAHHLAALARVGFVVAVQVGGRRRFHRATGAPRPSGVAVLLAGSPQKRRILEAIRSEPGVRPAHLARALGLPRSSVRHHVDALAAAGVVTIESATGEVRLRPA